The window ACCTTTTTCAATTTCCAGCGTGATACGTTCACGGGCATAGGATTTGAACGGTAGCAGGATGTCACCCACTTCGAGTACCAGCACCCCTTCCGCCTGATCTTCATTCGGCCAGGTGAACAGGAAACCGCTTGGCCAGTGGTCCCAGCGGCCGGGTTCATCGGCATAACCGTATTCTGTCACCGTCGGATACTGCCCCAGCGGTGCGCGGAAATCGCTACCTGCCTGCGATTTCACCGTCATCATGCGCGCTTTCTCCAGCACCGCCGCCGCAGCCAGCACACGCGTTTTGTCCTCTTCGGTTGGCAACATTCGTGCCAACACTTCCGGTGGTTCGACGGCCAGCAGGATGCGCGTCCCGGTCTTCAGGATTTGTTCCTGCTCCGGCGAGTGCAGCAGCATCATGGTATCGACAATCAGGTCCGCCGCTTCCAGCGCACGCTGGGCTGCGATGTTTCCGGTCAGCGCGGTATCGCCGCAGTAGGCGGTCATGTCGTTGCCCATCGCCGTGGGATGGTTAAACGCCGGCAGTTCAACGCAATACACTTTTGCGCCCAATCGTAGTGCAGCGTCGGTCGCTGCCTGCACAGTGCGTGCATCAGAATAGTGACTTTTCAGAATAGCGACGCTCTGGGTGGCATCGACTTTCGACAGACGTAATACCTGTTCAAACATCTGTCCTAACTGACTCTGATTTACAGCCATCGTGGGTTCCTCTCCGGTTAGATGCCAGATGATATCGGGTACTGATCAGCCGTAGCGGCGCGATTTATCGCGCGCTTTGCAACACAGTTGCTGTCGGATTTGCGCGATAAATCGCGCCGCTACGAGTCAGTGC is drawn from Pantoea cypripedii and contains these coding sequences:
- a CDS encoding 2,5-dihydroxypyridine 5,6-dioxygenase; its protein translation is MAVNQSQLGQMFEQVLRLSKVDATQSVAILKSHYSDARTVQAATDAALRLGAKVYCVELPAFNHPTAMGNDMTAYCGDTALTGNIAAQRALEAADLIVDTMMLLHSPEQEQILKTGTRILLAVEPPEVLARMLPTEEDKTRVLAAAAVLEKARMMTVKSQAGSDFRAPLGQYPTVTEYGYADEPGRWDHWPSGFLFTWPNEDQAEGVLVLEVGDILLPFKSYARERITLEIEKGFVTKIHGGFEAEYLRDYMSYFNDPEVYGISHIGWGLQPRAQWTAMGLHDKNDGMCMDARAFYGNFLFSTGPNTEVGGKRKTPCHMDIALRRCDIKVDDLLVVAEGEVVAPEASRAR